A genomic segment from Polyangium mundeleinium encodes:
- a CDS encoding PAS domain S-box protein, with the protein MLYPLPSAVLVALRSRREALLEEARRDLEDPAQRGETNAPVSSLVPIVDGMLRGFEDGDPEALSATLRESLESMGTTLDGALFALGVVRRAFVRHVVASSGPEIAGAAADFVEEVAERVAASLARQSVEVLAETRRTLAHVESHHEWLFSHLPAIMHSIDAQGRLSAVNDRWIEALGYTRDEVIGKRSTEFLTPESARYAREVVLPAFFKAGRCDNVLYQFVRKDGSLLDVMLSAIVDRDEAGNVVRSQAVLTDVTERLAAERAAQAAAAQEETIRAQREMLREISTPLVPLGNGVLLMPLVGNVDHARAEQMMAALLDGVVTHAAEVAILDVTGVPSVDAAVAEALVGVTKAVGLLGARVVLTGLGPSAARTLVELHWELGSITTKATLRDGLAAARRFARH; encoded by the coding sequence ATGCTGTATCCGCTGCCTTCCGCCGTGCTCGTCGCCCTGCGTTCCCGGCGTGAAGCTCTGCTGGAAGAGGCGCGCCGGGACCTCGAAGACCCCGCCCAGCGGGGAGAGACGAACGCCCCCGTTTCGAGCCTCGTGCCGATCGTGGACGGAATGCTCCGGGGGTTCGAGGACGGCGATCCGGAGGCTCTCTCCGCGACGTTGCGTGAATCTCTGGAAAGCATGGGGACCACGCTCGATGGTGCGCTCTTCGCGCTCGGCGTGGTCCGACGCGCCTTCGTTCGTCACGTCGTCGCGTCGAGCGGGCCCGAGATCGCCGGCGCGGCGGCCGATTTTGTGGAGGAGGTCGCGGAGCGTGTCGCCGCGTCCCTCGCGAGGCAATCGGTCGAGGTCCTCGCGGAGACGCGCCGCACGCTCGCGCACGTGGAGTCGCATCACGAATGGCTGTTCAGCCATTTGCCGGCCATCATGCATTCGATCGACGCCCAAGGCCGGCTCAGCGCGGTCAATGATCGATGGATCGAGGCGCTCGGGTACACGCGCGACGAGGTGATCGGGAAGCGCTCGACGGAGTTCTTGACGCCGGAGTCGGCTCGGTATGCGCGCGAGGTCGTCCTGCCCGCGTTTTTCAAGGCAGGCCGATGTGACAACGTGCTGTATCAGTTCGTCCGCAAGGATGGGTCGCTGCTCGACGTGATGCTCTCGGCGATCGTCGACCGGGACGAGGCAGGCAATGTGGTCCGATCGCAGGCGGTGCTGACGGACGTGACGGAGCGGCTCGCGGCGGAGCGGGCGGCGCAGGCGGCGGCCGCGCAGGAGGAGACCATTCGCGCGCAGCGGGAGATGCTCCGGGAAATCTCCACGCCGCTCGTGCCGCTCGGCAACGGGGTCTTGCTGATGCCGCTCGTGGGGAACGTGGACCACGCGCGGGCCGAGCAAATGATGGCGGCGCTGCTCGACGGCGTGGTGACGCACGCGGCCGAGGTCGCCATTCTCGACGTGACGGGCGTGCCGTCGGTGGACGCGGCCGTCGCAGAGGCGCTCGTGGGCGTGACGAAGGCGGTGGGGTTGCTCGGTGCGCGCGTCGTGCTCACGGGCCTCGGGCCATCCGCGGCCCGCACGTTGGTGGAGCTCCATTGGGAGCTCGGCAGCATCACGACGAAAGCAACGTTGCGGGATGGACTCGCGGCGGCGCGGAGGTTCGCGCGGCACTGA
- the priA gene encoding replication restart helicase PriA: MPLLCEVAVPVPLARAFSYEVPLALAASVRPGARVLVEFGRKKVLGVVLATSEGAAPEGVRLKPITAVVDPEPVLPPELLSFLRELSSYYFAPIGEVLRLALPAVEREDVRTLEAQGELPGTLSRVKQVGGRKIAYARPTDAVEEPGVLRGQAASVLALLRSNGEMPIARLEEKFGNARAAVKKLASLGLVVTEEREPPRDAFFASPEPRDEPPELNEAQSAAEARIEAALAEAKSSAFLLFGVTGSGKTEVYLRAIAGCLARGRGAIVMVPEIALTPQLVARFRARFGDDLAVLHSGLSEADRHAMWKRVRTGTVRVAIGARSAIFAPVANLGLILVDEEHDGSFKQEEGVRYHARDMALLRAHRAAAVAVLGSATPSLESVHLVRQGKLTELRLPDRAHREATLPEVTTVDLRRIGPGATGNKLISLPLHRAIEKTLAAGEQVILFLNRRGFAPSVVCESCGHVATCLACSVALTFHRARGGRMRCHYCDWEGPMPAACSECRAPSLALEGLGTERLEETIAEAFPTARVARLDRDVADGAKAEAILAKMRAGEIDVLVGTQMVTKGHDLGNVTLVGVLNADAALSLPDFRASERGFQLLVQVAGRAGRRDRPGRVIIQTRNPEQPAVQFAKRHDVNAFLEHELADRAEVGYPPFSRLSLFRVDALDEEAARRAAGVIAAHAKTSPEGQSRVVEVLGPAAAPLARLRGRYRFRVLLRSKDRRALRAATAVAAAAIPEIDRRVRVVVDVDPVAML; this comes from the coding sequence ATGCCCCTCCTCTGCGAGGTCGCCGTCCCCGTCCCGCTCGCTCGGGCCTTCTCCTACGAGGTCCCGCTCGCGCTCGCCGCCTCGGTTCGTCCGGGCGCGCGGGTGCTCGTCGAGTTTGGTCGAAAGAAGGTCCTCGGCGTGGTCCTCGCGACGTCCGAGGGCGCGGCGCCCGAGGGCGTGCGGCTCAAGCCCATCACGGCGGTCGTGGATCCCGAGCCGGTCCTGCCGCCGGAGCTGCTCTCGTTTTTGCGCGAGCTCTCGTCGTATTATTTCGCGCCGATCGGCGAGGTGCTCCGGCTCGCGCTCCCGGCCGTCGAGCGCGAGGACGTGCGCACGCTCGAAGCGCAGGGCGAGCTCCCGGGCACGCTCTCGCGCGTGAAGCAGGTGGGCGGGCGCAAGATTGCGTATGCGCGGCCGACGGATGCGGTGGAGGAGCCGGGGGTTCTTCGCGGGCAAGCCGCGTCGGTGCTGGCGCTTTTGCGGTCGAACGGGGAAATGCCGATCGCGCGGCTCGAAGAAAAATTCGGCAATGCGCGGGCCGCGGTGAAGAAGCTCGCCTCGCTCGGGCTCGTGGTGACCGAGGAGCGGGAGCCGCCGCGCGACGCGTTTTTCGCGAGTCCCGAGCCACGCGACGAGCCGCCGGAGTTGAACGAGGCGCAAAGCGCGGCCGAAGCGCGCATCGAGGCGGCCCTCGCGGAAGCGAAGTCGTCAGCGTTTTTGCTTTTCGGCGTCACGGGGTCCGGAAAAACCGAGGTCTATCTGCGGGCGATCGCGGGTTGCCTCGCGCGGGGGCGGGGCGCGATCGTGATGGTGCCCGAAATCGCGCTCACGCCGCAGCTCGTGGCGCGGTTCCGGGCGCGGTTCGGGGATGATCTCGCCGTCTTGCACAGCGGTTTGTCGGAGGCGGATCGGCACGCGATGTGGAAACGCGTGCGGACGGGGACGGTGCGCGTGGCGATCGGGGCGCGTTCGGCGATTTTCGCGCCCGTCGCGAACCTCGGGCTCATCCTCGTGGACGAGGAGCACGACGGCTCGTTCAAGCAGGAGGAGGGCGTGCGGTATCACGCCCGCGACATGGCTTTGCTGCGGGCGCACCGCGCCGCGGCTGTGGCCGTGCTCGGATCAGCGACGCCCTCGCTCGAATCGGTGCACCTCGTGCGGCAGGGCAAACTGACCGAGCTACGCCTGCCCGACCGCGCGCACCGGGAGGCGACGTTGCCCGAGGTGACGACCGTCGATCTGCGGCGGATCGGGCCGGGGGCGACGGGGAACAAGCTCATTTCGTTGCCGCTCCACCGAGCCATCGAAAAGACGCTCGCGGCGGGGGAGCAGGTGATCCTGTTCCTCAATCGACGCGGGTTCGCGCCGAGCGTCGTGTGCGAGTCGTGCGGGCACGTGGCGACGTGCCTCGCCTGCTCGGTGGCGCTCACGTTTCACCGGGCGCGGGGCGGGCGCATGCGGTGCCATTATTGCGACTGGGAAGGGCCGATGCCCGCGGCGTGCTCGGAATGCAGGGCGCCCTCGCTCGCGCTCGAAGGGCTCGGGACCGAGCGGCTGGAGGAGACGATCGCGGAGGCGTTTCCCACGGCGCGCGTGGCGCGGCTCGATCGGGACGTGGCCGACGGCGCGAAGGCGGAGGCGATCCTCGCGAAAATGCGGGCGGGCGAGATCGACGTGCTCGTGGGCACGCAAATGGTCACGAAGGGGCACGACCTCGGCAACGTGACGCTCGTCGGCGTGCTCAATGCGGACGCGGCGCTCTCCTTGCCGGATTTTCGCGCGTCGGAGCGTGGGTTTCAGCTCCTCGTGCAGGTCGCGGGGCGCGCGGGGAGGCGGGATCGTCCGGGCCGGGTGATCATCCAGACGCGCAATCCCGAGCAGCCTGCGGTGCAATTCGCGAAGCGGCACGACGTGAACGCGTTCCTGGAGCACGAGCTCGCCGATCGGGCGGAGGTCGGCTATCCGCCGTTCTCGCGTTTGTCGCTCTTCCGGGTCGACGCGCTCGACGAGGAGGCGGCGCGGCGCGCGGCGGGCGTGATCGCGGCGCACGCGAAGACCTCGCCGGAAGGACAATCGCGCGTGGTCGAGGTCCTCGGCCCCGCGGCGGCGCCGCTCGCGCGCCTGCGAGGCCGGTATCGATTCCGTGTTCTTTTGCGCTCCAAGGATCGCCGCGCGCTCCGGGCCGCGACCGCGGTGGCGGCGGCGGCGATCCCGGAGATCGATCGGCGCGTGCGAGTCGTCGTGGACGTCGATCCCGTGGCGATGCTCTGA
- a CDS encoding glycosyltransferase family 2 protein: MRPCAIIPAYQAARTVAEVVRATRALWPEPSAVFVVDDGSTDGTADLARAAGATVLSHPNNRGKGAALRTGMMHALRRGFDVAVTLDADAQHPPAEAHRIAFVDPDPRALVLGVRDLVRAGAPRANQMSNRISNLFLSLFSGRPLADTQCGLRRYPLQTTLSLGARDEGYAFEAEIILRAIAAGVRIVEVPMDVVYPPEDERLTHFHSVRDPARIVFRVVSTLAESRLAPATIPPATPPAPSAKPSRPSRDTSLESAQEH; encoded by the coding sequence ATGCGTCCTTGCGCGATCATCCCCGCTTATCAGGCCGCCCGCACCGTCGCCGAGGTCGTCCGCGCCACGCGCGCCCTCTGGCCCGAGCCCTCCGCGGTCTTCGTCGTCGATGACGGCTCCACAGACGGCACCGCCGACCTCGCCCGCGCGGCCGGCGCCACCGTCCTCTCGCACCCCAACAATCGCGGCAAGGGCGCGGCCCTCCGCACCGGCATGATGCACGCCCTGCGGCGCGGCTTCGACGTCGCCGTCACGCTCGACGCCGACGCCCAGCATCCGCCGGCCGAGGCGCATCGCATCGCCTTCGTCGACCCCGACCCGCGCGCCCTCGTCCTCGGCGTGCGTGACCTCGTCCGCGCCGGCGCGCCGCGCGCGAACCAGATGTCGAACCGCATCTCGAACCTTTTCCTTTCGCTCTTCAGCGGCCGCCCGCTCGCCGACACGCAATGTGGCCTGCGCCGGTATCCCCTCCAGACCACGCTCTCGCTCGGCGCCCGGGACGAGGGGTATGCGTTCGAGGCCGAGATCATCCTCCGCGCCATTGCCGCGGGCGTCCGGATCGTCGAGGTCCCCATGGACGTCGTGTATCCGCCGGAGGACGAGCGCCTCACCCATTTCCACAGCGTGCGCGACCCGGCGCGCATCGTCTTCCGCGTCGTCAGCACCCTCGCCGAATCGAGGCTCGCCCCCGCCACGATTCCCCCGGCGACCCCGCCTGCGCCCTCGGCCAAACCCTCGCGGCCCTCGCGGGACACGTCGCTCGAAAGCGCCCAGGAGCACTGA
- a CDS encoding OmpA family protein encodes MRAPSLSLRALLFAPLLLLSACTTPLAHGPSKGLRLRHVVLYQNGLGYFERTGEMSSDKLALRFREREVDDVLKSVVVVEEGLGPNETPSTVSAHLPRSGRGASPEEATELELVFSPRPSRPVSIAYAVPTAAWKATYRIILPTKEQKDRRALLQAWALIDNVGDEDWNDVRVTLATGAPLSYSSDLRSPTMIERPELKGIYGPQGGAVGPVLAENVAARDTDADGVPDREDVCPNERGTVHTDPARTGCPSHVRVSSTEIHVLTQVLFDKGSDTVKPTSQVLLDQVAQALLENPVIALLEIEGHTSTDETKSLDLATRRAAAVRSALVKRGVPPIRLSMRSYGADRPVDSNATEQGRAKNRRVAFRVAEQVRREATQTTTGTFSPITTEALARVPEGAGRIDASSGSYRYEIANPVTLAKKSSALITLINRPMSGDDVLLYRPDPAAPQSSTHPFRAAEIENKSDIGLQPGSVSIFSGGTFVGEGVITRLLPGERSTIPYAIDDSTRVSQARISLDEPVRIVALARGVLRVTDRQRLVTTYDVEPGHNVPNTLVLRHPRTFGYEPVVLPEGTEKTPDAYLIRVALTPHKPTKIAIEEARPVERQWLVLTADGERLALYLKGSALPEGTQKRMARIVELRRTLGAANDELGRLREKRQEATDRAVELRENVKAIEKTPQADKLRKMLLERLESVTKAGDELAVKITQRSDDAAIARAELDDAVRDLVIEEDAKADGGKP; translated from the coding sequence ATGCGCGCTCCCTCGCTCTCGTTACGGGCGCTCCTGTTCGCCCCTCTTCTCCTTCTCTCGGCCTGCACCACGCCGCTCGCCCACGGCCCTTCGAAGGGCCTGCGCCTACGCCATGTCGTCCTCTACCAGAATGGCCTCGGCTACTTCGAGCGCACCGGCGAGATGTCCTCGGACAAACTCGCGCTTCGGTTCCGCGAGCGTGAGGTCGACGATGTCCTGAAGAGCGTGGTCGTCGTCGAGGAGGGGCTCGGCCCGAACGAGACGCCCTCGACCGTCAGCGCGCATTTGCCGCGCTCGGGCCGCGGCGCCTCGCCCGAGGAGGCGACCGAGCTCGAGCTCGTCTTCTCCCCGCGCCCGTCGCGCCCCGTCTCCATTGCGTACGCCGTCCCCACGGCCGCCTGGAAAGCCACGTATCGCATCATCCTCCCGACGAAGGAGCAAAAGGACCGCCGCGCGCTCCTGCAAGCCTGGGCGCTCATCGACAACGTCGGCGATGAAGACTGGAACGACGTACGCGTCACGCTCGCCACGGGCGCGCCGCTCTCGTACAGCTCCGATCTCCGCTCGCCCACGATGATCGAGCGGCCCGAGCTCAAGGGCATTTACGGCCCGCAGGGCGGCGCCGTGGGCCCCGTCCTCGCCGAGAACGTCGCCGCCCGCGACACGGACGCGGACGGCGTCCCCGATCGCGAGGACGTCTGTCCCAACGAGCGCGGCACCGTGCATACCGATCCCGCGCGCACCGGCTGCCCCTCGCACGTGCGCGTGAGCTCGACCGAGATCCACGTCCTCACGCAGGTTCTCTTCGACAAGGGCTCCGATACCGTGAAGCCGACGAGCCAGGTGCTCCTCGACCAGGTCGCGCAGGCGCTCCTGGAAAACCCGGTGATCGCGCTCCTCGAAATCGAAGGACACACCTCGACGGACGAGACGAAATCGCTCGATCTCGCGACGCGACGCGCCGCGGCCGTCCGGTCCGCGCTGGTCAAGCGGGGCGTGCCCCCCATCCGGCTCTCGATGCGCTCGTATGGCGCGGACCGGCCCGTGGACAGCAATGCGACGGAGCAGGGACGCGCGAAAAACAGGCGCGTCGCATTCCGCGTCGCTGAGCAGGTCCGGCGAGAGGCCACGCAAACCACGACGGGAACGTTCTCGCCGATCACGACGGAGGCGCTCGCGCGCGTGCCCGAGGGCGCGGGCCGCATCGACGCTTCGAGCGGGAGTTATCGGTACGAGATCGCGAATCCCGTCACCCTCGCGAAAAAGTCGTCGGCGCTGATCACGCTCATCAATCGACCGATGAGCGGCGACGACGTCCTCCTCTATCGCCCCGACCCCGCAGCCCCGCAAAGCTCGACGCATCCTTTCCGCGCGGCCGAGATCGAAAACAAGAGCGACATCGGCCTGCAACCCGGCTCGGTCTCGATCTTCTCGGGCGGCACGTTCGTCGGCGAGGGCGTGATCACGCGCCTCCTCCCGGGCGAACGCTCGACCATTCCCTACGCCATCGACGATTCGACGCGCGTCTCGCAAGCCCGGATCTCGCTCGACGAACCCGTGCGCATCGTGGCCCTCGCGCGCGGCGTCCTGCGCGTCACGGACCGGCAGCGGCTCGTGACCACCTACGACGTGGAGCCCGGCCACAACGTGCCGAATACGCTCGTGCTCCGGCACCCGAGGACGTTCGGTTACGAGCCGGTCGTGCTGCCCGAGGGCACCGAAAAGACCCCCGACGCTTACCTCATCCGCGTCGCGCTCACGCCGCACAAGCCTACGAAAATCGCCATCGAGGAGGCGCGCCCCGTCGAGCGGCAATGGCTCGTCCTCACGGCCGACGGCGAGCGGCTCGCGCTCTACCTGAAAGGCTCGGCGCTCCCGGAGGGCACGCAGAAACGAATGGCCCGCATCGTCGAGCTCCGCCGCACCCTCGGCGCCGCGAACGACGAGCTCGGTCGATTGCGCGAAAAGCGGCAGGAGGCGACCGATCGCGCCGTGGAGCTCCGCGAGAACGTGAAGGCGATCGAAAAGACGCCCCAGGCCGACAAACTCCGCAAGATGCTGCTCGAACGGCTCGAAAGCGTGACGAAGGCCGGCGACGAGCTCGCCGTGAAAATCACCCAGCGCAGCGACGACGCGGCCATCGCCCGCGCCGAGCTCGACGACGCCGTGCGCGACCTCGTCATCGAGGAGGACGCGAAGGCGGACGGCGGAAAACCCTGA
- a CDS encoding C45 family autoproteolytic acyltransferase/hydolase — protein MTEEGPKTPAPRPRARWKRRLLVAFVLLVVVPSLAHVSILAGTRIEPPAIAQATGEAVEARPGLRVLGPAYARKRGAILEVRLAGTPEEIGHQHSRLLYREMVENEGTLYDQFSHYVPVPPLRWLLVDLSRLEFRHVDQGMQDERRREIAAQARGFSPDPYDGFLSTYHRFVFLHSLYDIALSFEHSPLIGCTSFALGDGAFEDGHTVLARNFDFEAGSIFDTGKAVFLVREQDRIPYASVAWPGLIGAVSGMNAEGLALVVHGARAREPRNVGEPVVHTTRDLLGRARTTAEAIDLLRDRSPMVSHMIMLTDAKGDVAIVERAPGEPIHVRRGRGKVPLTNHLEGPLAGDPANKRVETTTSTHPRRERLDELLSNLPPAASVEHVMGVLRDKKGLGGVDLPIGHRRSLDALIATHAVVMDTTARVLWVSEGPHLLGRFVRFDVARLLESSYEPKDDEPLVTAPEDPLYRSPAYETWEKAGKPHHGEL, from the coding sequence GTGACCGAAGAAGGCCCGAAGACCCCCGCCCCGAGGCCGCGTGCGCGCTGGAAACGGCGCCTCCTCGTGGCGTTCGTCCTCCTCGTCGTCGTTCCGAGCCTCGCCCACGTCTCCATCCTCGCCGGCACGCGGATCGAGCCCCCCGCCATTGCCCAGGCGACCGGCGAGGCCGTGGAGGCGCGCCCCGGCCTGCGGGTCCTCGGCCCTGCGTATGCCCGAAAGCGCGGCGCGATCCTCGAAGTCCGCCTCGCCGGCACGCCCGAGGAGATCGGCCACCAGCATTCGCGCCTCCTCTACCGCGAAATGGTCGAGAACGAGGGCACGCTCTACGACCAGTTCAGCCATTACGTCCCTGTCCCGCCCTTGCGCTGGCTGCTCGTCGACCTGAGCCGCCTCGAATTCCGCCACGTCGACCAGGGAATGCAGGACGAACGCCGCCGCGAGATCGCCGCCCAGGCCCGCGGCTTCTCGCCCGACCCGTACGACGGCTTCCTCTCGACCTACCATCGCTTCGTCTTTTTGCATTCCCTCTACGACATCGCCCTCTCGTTCGAGCATTCGCCGCTCATCGGCTGCACGAGCTTCGCCCTCGGCGACGGCGCCTTCGAGGACGGCCACACCGTCCTCGCCCGCAATTTCGATTTCGAGGCCGGCAGCATCTTCGACACGGGCAAGGCCGTCTTCCTCGTCCGCGAGCAAGACCGCATTCCGTATGCCTCCGTCGCCTGGCCCGGCCTCATCGGCGCCGTCAGCGGCATGAACGCCGAGGGCCTCGCGCTCGTCGTCCACGGCGCCCGCGCCCGCGAGCCTCGCAACGTCGGCGAGCCCGTCGTCCACACCACACGCGACCTCCTCGGCCGCGCCCGCACCACCGCCGAGGCCATCGACCTGCTCCGCGATCGGTCCCCCATGGTCTCGCACATGATCATGCTCACCGACGCCAAGGGCGACGTCGCGATCGTCGAGCGCGCCCCGGGCGAGCCGATCCACGTCCGTCGTGGACGCGGAAAAGTCCCGCTCACGAACCACCTCGAAGGCCCGCTCGCGGGCGACCCCGCGAACAAACGCGTCGAGACCACGACGTCCACGCACCCGCGCCGCGAGCGCCTCGACGAGCTCCTCTCGAATCTCCCGCCGGCCGCGTCCGTCGAACACGTGATGGGCGTTCTGCGCGACAAAAAAGGCCTCGGCGGGGTGGACCTCCCGATCGGCCACCGCCGCTCCCTCGACGCCCTCATCGCCACGCACGCCGTCGTCATGGACACGACGGCGCGTGTCCTTTGGGTCAGCGAAGGCCCGCACCTGCTCGGCCGTTTCGTGCGCTTCGACGTCGCCCGGCTCCTCGAATCGAGCTACGAACCGAAGGACGACGAGCCGCTCGTCACCGCCCCCGAGGACCCGCTGTATCGGTCCCCGGCCTACGAAACCTGGGAAAAGGCGGGCAAGCCGCATCATGGAGAGCTCTGA
- a CDS encoding FG-GAP repeat protein, translating into MRTNSSVLCCGLVPLLWLCAGCGADGFERTGVAVDSLEWKEGAKLVAPEGTKEAEFGVSVAIDGDIAIVGAHSDDGIAENAGAAQVFVRKDNVWLPQQKIVASDAEATDGFGYAVAVSGDIAIIGAPNEDDPAENAGAAYIFVREGDAWKEQQKLVSPNPEFIGSFGTSVAISGNLVLVGASREDGLGFDSGAAYVFVRDGSGTMWGLQKKLLPADGAPSHFGSAVALSANAAVVGAPRDNAGMPVSVGAAYVFDRAEGAWPLEQILVADDAGEQDYFGASVAISGDTTLVGATGDDDVAEDGGAAYVFSRVDNVWSAQQKLVPSAPEKFGRFGMATSVAGDVALVGTYLSGPNVTGAGSAYVFVRESDVWVPDHRLLASDGADGDFFGIAVALSEGTAIVGAPGDDNDKGENAGSVYTFGALIASGANGAGGMGGAGGFDGVGGAGGAGARPNQATIGDDSAMMTGGCGACTAAGGSEETRGLMAAMMALGMAFVGGRRRSRLNARGRRGSSSDRAARRG; encoded by the coding sequence ATGCGCACCAATTCTTCCGTGCTGTGCTGCGGGCTCGTCCCGCTTTTGTGGCTCTGCGCCGGATGCGGGGCCGACGGGTTCGAGCGCACCGGAGTGGCGGTCGATTCGCTGGAATGGAAAGAGGGCGCCAAGCTCGTGGCGCCCGAGGGGACGAAAGAGGCGGAGTTTGGCGTGTCCGTCGCCATCGACGGAGATATCGCGATCGTCGGGGCGCACTCCGACGATGGGATCGCCGAGAACGCCGGCGCCGCGCAGGTCTTCGTGCGAAAAGACAACGTCTGGCTCCCGCAGCAGAAGATCGTGGCCTCCGATGCAGAGGCGACGGATGGATTCGGCTACGCCGTTGCGGTTTCGGGCGATATCGCGATCATCGGCGCGCCGAACGAGGACGACCCGGCCGAAAACGCGGGCGCGGCGTACATCTTCGTGCGCGAAGGCGACGCATGGAAGGAGCAGCAGAAGCTCGTCTCGCCGAATCCGGAGTTCATTGGTTCGTTCGGCACGTCGGTGGCGATTTCAGGCAACCTCGTGCTTGTCGGGGCCAGCCGCGAGGACGGGCTCGGCTTCGATTCCGGCGCGGCGTACGTCTTCGTTCGCGACGGGTCCGGAACCATGTGGGGCCTGCAAAAGAAGCTCTTGCCGGCGGACGGGGCGCCGAGCCATTTCGGCTCCGCGGTCGCGCTCTCGGCGAACGCCGCCGTCGTCGGGGCGCCGCGGGACAACGCCGGTATGCCGGTCTCGGTCGGCGCGGCGTACGTCTTCGACCGCGCAGAGGGCGCCTGGCCGCTCGAACAGATTCTCGTGGCGGACGACGCGGGCGAGCAAGATTATTTCGGAGCTTCCGTGGCGATCTCGGGAGACACGACGCTCGTGGGCGCGACGGGAGACGACGACGTCGCCGAGGACGGCGGCGCGGCCTATGTCTTTTCGCGGGTGGACAACGTGTGGAGCGCGCAGCAGAAGCTCGTCCCCTCCGCGCCGGAGAAGTTCGGCAGGTTCGGAATGGCGACGTCGGTCGCGGGCGACGTGGCGCTCGTGGGGACCTATCTCAGCGGGCCCAACGTCACGGGCGCAGGGTCGGCCTACGTATTCGTGCGCGAGAGTGACGTGTGGGTCCCGGATCACCGGCTCCTCGCGTCGGACGGGGCCGACGGCGATTTCTTCGGCATCGCGGTCGCGCTCTCCGAAGGCACGGCGATCGTCGGCGCGCCGGGCGACGATAACGACAAGGGCGAGAATGCCGGCTCGGTGTATACGTTCGGGGCGCTGATCGCCTCGGGGGCGAACGGCGCCGGTGGAATGGGCGGCGCCGGCGGATTCGACGGCGTCGGCGGCGCGGGCGGCGCGGGCGCACGTCCGAACCAGGCGACCATCGGCGACGACAGCGCGATGATGACGGGCGGATGCGGCGCGTGCACCGCCGCGGGCGGGAGCGAGGAGACGCGGGGGCTGATGGCGGCGATGATGGCGCTCGGGATGGCGTTCGTCGGCGGGCGCCGGCGCTCGCGCCTCAATGCAAGGGGTCGCCGAGGATCTTCTTCCGATCGAGCTGCTCGGCGAGGGTGA
- a CDS encoding LolA family protein, translating into MDRRDFLRNAFAASGALLVPASYSAEAHADEVSEALGRITKARADLKTLVGPFEQERTIGLLATAVKSAGEMTLVRPDRLRWELLPPDAVTYWVGPEGFSFATPRGAASVGKAAAGRFGAVLGDLLIFMGGDLEKLRARYDLSIPSKKDGITLRAVPRAEDVKKHVKRLEMRLGIELWTISEVTIEEQTGDQSVIRFGKLKRDVAVDPAKMTPPKS; encoded by the coding sequence ATGGACCGACGTGATTTCTTGCGAAATGCCTTCGCCGCCTCGGGCGCGCTCCTCGTCCCCGCGTCGTATTCCGCCGAGGCCCATGCCGATGAGGTCTCCGAGGCCCTCGGCCGGATCACGAAGGCGCGCGCGGATCTCAAGACGCTCGTCGGCCCCTTCGAGCAAGAGCGCACGATTGGCCTGCTCGCGACGGCCGTGAAGAGCGCCGGCGAGATGACTTTGGTTCGCCCCGACCGATTGCGCTGGGAGCTCTTGCCCCCGGACGCGGTCACGTACTGGGTCGGCCCGGAAGGGTTTTCCTTTGCGACCCCGCGCGGCGCGGCGAGCGTCGGCAAGGCCGCGGCGGGCCGGTTCGGCGCGGTGCTCGGTGATCTCCTGATCTTCATGGGCGGCGACCTGGAAAAACTCCGCGCCCGTTACGACCTCAGCATCCCCAGCAAAAAAGACGGAATCACCCTCCGCGCCGTCCCGCGCGCCGAGGACGTGAAAAAACACGTCAAGCGACTCGAAATGCGCCTCGGCATCGAGCTCTGGACGATCAGCGAGGTCACGATCGAGGAGCAGACCGGCGACCAGAGCGTCATTCGATTCGGCAAGCTGAAGCGCGACGTCGCCGTCGACCCGGCGAAGATGACGCCGCCGAAGAGCTGA
- a CDS encoding 5-formyltetrahydrofolate cyclo-ligase, which yields MEDFDPEAMRVLRYRAKGVLRQRMRALRNSIPRESLAERSGKIRAGLLGRPEVVGARTVALFWPIVKRGEVDLRPLVAELRGRGVRVAFPSIHPETRVMTFRIPADPAAMEEHGLGFQEPLLTDPEAGEVDVVVVPALGVDGEGNRIGYGAGYYDRTIPRFCPPGVAIGVVYDFQVLSEVPVTEGDVPLPVVVTDERVIEV from the coding sequence ATGGAAGACTTCGATCCCGAGGCGATGCGGGTGCTGCGTTACCGCGCGAAGGGCGTGCTGCGGCAGCGGATGCGGGCGCTCCGGAACTCGATCCCGCGTGAGTCGCTCGCCGAGCGATCGGGCAAAATTCGGGCGGGGCTCCTCGGGAGGCCGGAGGTCGTCGGGGCGCGGACGGTCGCGCTTTTCTGGCCGATCGTGAAGCGCGGCGAGGTGGACCTCCGGCCGCTCGTCGCGGAGCTTCGGGGGCGGGGCGTGCGCGTGGCATTTCCCTCGATCCACCCGGAGACGCGCGTGATGACGTTCCGCATCCCGGCCGATCCCGCGGCCATGGAGGAGCACGGGCTCGGCTTTCAGGAGCCGCTGCTCACGGATCCGGAGGCCGGGGAGGTCGACGTGGTGGTGGTGCCGGCGCTCGGCGTGGACGGGGAGGGGAACCGGATCGGGTATGGGGCGGGGTATTACGATCGAACCATTCCGCGATTCTGCCCGCCGGGCGTGGCGATTGGCGTGGTGTACGATTTTCAGGTGTTATCGGAGGTGCCGGTGACGGAGGGGGACGTGCCGCTGCCGGTCGTGGTGACGGACGAGCGTGTGATCGAGGTCTGA